The region ACCGCACCCGAAGATGTTCGGGCGGCCGCCCATCTGCCCACGTCCCCACAACTCAACCTGATGTCTCAGGAGTCACTCTACGACGCTATCGGCGGGCGCGATGCAGTCGAGCTCGTCGTCGATGATTTCTACAATCGCGTGCTCGATGATCCGCTGCTCGTCCCGTATTTCGAGGATACCGACATGGACGCGCTGTTCAGCCACCAAGTCCAGTTCGTGAGCGCGGTCGCGGGCGGGCCCGTTGCGTACGACGGCGAAGACATGCAGTCGGCTCACGACGGGATGGGTATCACCGAGGAGGCGTTCGATCACGTCGCTGAACACCTCGACGCCGCATTGCGAGAAAACGGCGTCGAGGGCGCGTCAGCCGAGGCAATCATTGAGGAGGTCGCAGCGCTCGAGGACGACGTGGTCGGGCAGTAGACCGGCCGCGACCGCTCGGTTCTTCCCCCTCAGTGTATAACGGCGAGCGTGCCACTCGTCGAACTTGCAATCTCGCTGCCGCCGGCCGCGTGGATTGGCCAAGTCAGCCGGACGTACCCCGACGCTCGGTTCCGCGTCCTGACAGCGCTTCCGAACGCGGACGGCGGCATCGGGCTGTTGGAAGTCGTCGCCGACAATGCAGAGGCGGTGCTCGCGGCTATCGTGGACACAGACCTCCGGGCCCTGACGGTTCTCAGCCAGAGACCCTCGCGTGTGCTGATCCAGTTCGAGACGGCATCACCGACGCTGCTGCGGGCGGTCCAG is a window of halophilic archaeon DL31 DNA encoding:
- a CDS encoding globin (PFAM: Globin, truncated bacterial-like~KEGG: hma:rrnAC2737 cyanoglobin) — its product is MSQESLYDAIGGRDAVELVVDDFYNRVLDDPLLVPYFEDTDMDALFSHQVQFVSAVAGGPVAYDGEDMQSAHDGMGITEEAFDHVAEHLDAALRENGVEGASAEAIIEEVAALEDDVVGQ